In Ruminococcaceae bacterium BL-6, a genomic segment contains:
- a CDS encoding Secretion protein HlyD, translating to MSVQWGTVQTAPGASTNQTGEIDAWGEVKYTRVEDISVDFPSVVTDVLVKEGERVTLGQPLVTLDLSEYNGNVEKLKQQLAGNQAALPAAKQDISALQADIAQTQSQIARKTKEYGSGTNADLKLAQSSLNLAQTQLASAKRDLANYQSLYEAGAVSKATLDQYTDAYKQRQAAVTQAQETLQKTKTALKDELDQLNVSLQSKQAQLSQLQLGNTANVAKQQGGVSSAQVDLNIMTAKIAKDYIKGSQIVSDIGNGIVQNIAVSDAAHLGAQNAPTKVLQIIDADSLTVSAEVDEEFIGGVKAGETVKIVPASAPDASLTGTVTQIPDLAVEKDGKRVIRVLVKPSDPNHLLKPGYTADVYFKK from the coding sequence TTGTCTGTTCAATGGGGAACCGTCCAAACGGCCCCCGGGGCTTCGACAAACCAGACCGGAGAGATCGACGCCTGGGGTGAGGTGAAATATACCCGCGTGGAGGACATCAGCGTCGATTTCCCGTCGGTGGTGACGGATGTACTGGTAAAGGAAGGCGAGCGGGTGACGCTGGGCCAGCCGCTCGTGACGCTGGACCTCTCCGAATATAACGGGAACGTCGAGAAGCTGAAGCAGCAGCTTGCCGGGAATCAGGCGGCGCTGCCCGCTGCAAAGCAGGACATTTCCGCGCTGCAGGCGGACATCGCCCAGACGCAGAGCCAAATCGCGCGCAAGACAAAGGAATACGGCAGCGGCACGAATGCCGACCTGAAATTGGCGCAAAGCTCTCTGAATCTGGCTCAGACGCAGCTTGCAAGCGCGAAGCGCGATCTCGCGAACTATCAGTCGCTGTATGAAGCGGGAGCCGTTTCAAAAGCGACGCTGGATCAGTATACGGATGCATACAAGCAGCGGCAGGCAGCAGTAACCCAGGCGCAGGAAACCCTGCAAAAGACAAAAACCGCCCTGAAAGACGAGCTGGACCAGCTGAACGTCTCGCTCCAGTCGAAGCAGGCCCAGCTTTCCCAGTTGCAGCTCGGCAACACCGCGAACGTCGCGAAGCAGCAGGGCGGCGTTTCCTCCGCGCAGGTGGACCTGAATATCATGACGGCCAAAATCGCGAAGGATTACATCAAGGGCAGTCAGATCGTCTCCGATATCGGGAACGGCATTGTGCAGAACATCGCGGTCAGCGACGCGGCCCATCTCGGCGCGCAGAACGCGCCGACCAAAGTGCTCCAGATCATCGACGCGGATTCCCTCACCGTCAGCGCGGAGGTCGACGAGGAGTTCATCGGCGGCGTGAAGGCCGGCGAAACGGTTAAGATCGTTCCGGCCTCGGCCCCGGACGCTTCGCTCACCGGCACCGTGACGCAGATTCCGGATCTCGCCGTGGAAAAGGACGGAAAGCGCGTGATCCGCGTGCTGGTGAAGCCCAGCGACCCGAACCACTTGTTAAAGCCGGGCTATACCGCGGATGTTTACTTTAAAAAATAA
- a CDS encoding transposase, producing the protein MKLKYRVIERFRGKYSVEAMCRSFEVSRSGYYDWRNRKTKEARDQWLTDLIMNCQQHCKQTYGCRRVRRWILRQTGKKVNLKAILRIMRKCDLLSRIRRRRPYVRYKQAVHKYPNLLQRIFEQPLPNHFWVTDITYIPTAKGMLYLCAVIDLCGKMVLAYRIGNDMTASLVTDTIRDALQQEKVADGLALHSDQGSQYTSQAYFDLSQEYHFQPSMSSPGCPYDNAAMENFFGTLKTECLYRMNFSCRTEVEQAVAEYVQFYNYERINLKGGLTPSEIRSKAA; encoded by the coding sequence GTGAAGCTGAAGTATCGCGTCATTGAACGGTTCCGTGGTAAGTATAGCGTTGAAGCCATGTGCCGTTCCTTTGAAGTTTCGCGGAGCGGCTACTATGATTGGCGGAACCGGAAGACGAAGGAAGCCAGAGACCAATGGCTGACGGATTTAATCATGAATTGTCAGCAACATTGCAAACAGACCTACGGTTGTCGTCGGGTGCGCCGCTGGATTCTGCGACAGACCGGGAAAAAAGTCAATCTGAAAGCTATTCTGCGCATCATGCGAAAGTGTGACCTTCTTTCGCGGATACGGCGGCGCCGGCCATATGTCCGTTACAAACAGGCAGTACATAAATATCCGAATTTGTTACAGAGGATTTTTGAGCAGCCGTTGCCCAATCATTTCTGGGTTACGGACATTACCTACATCCCTACTGCAAAAGGGATGCTGTATCTATGTGCAGTAATAGACTTGTGCGGCAAAATGGTTTTGGCCTATCGTATCGGCAATGACATGACCGCCTCACTGGTGACAGACACTATCCGGGACGCCTTACAACAAGAGAAGGTCGCCGATGGACTTGCACTCCACAGCGACCAGGGGTCTCAATACACGTCACAAGCATACTTTGACCTGAGCCAAGAATACCATTTTCAGCCGTCCATGTCCAGCCCCGGGTGCCCTTACGACAACGCCGCTATGGAAAATTTCTTTGGTACACTCAAGACGGAATGCCTATATCGTATGAATTTTTCCTGCCGTACCGAAGTGGAACAGGCAGTGGCTGAATATGTTCAGTTTTACAATTATGAGCGAATCAATCTGAAAGGCGGCCTCACTCCGTCCGAAATTCGGAGCAAGGCCGCCTAA
- a CDS encoding exported protein of unknown function (Evidence 5 : Unknown function) — MKDWILSHKKPALAATCVLAALAVALGIFFYQKNNAPRATGLYPGKRTVKEKAPCCRMELRQEVIFMPRKYTKIEELSEEVFRRKAAGETNREIGQSYGLSKEQIKGLVKRQNRKVSLISNGYLPRPKGRPRRQNPVDEETLRNNELIELRMKVELLQNFLSEAGRR, encoded by the coding sequence ATGAAGGACTGGATCTTATCCCATAAAAAGCCGGCGTTGGCCGCAACCTGCGTGCTCGCCGCGCTTGCCGTCGCGCTCGGAATCTTTTTTTACCAGAAAAACAACGCCCCGCGGGCAACTGGACTATATCCCGGAAAACGGACAGTGAAAGAAAAGGCCCCCTGTTGTAGAATGGAACTACGACAGGAGGTCATTTTCATGCCCAGGAAGTATACAAAAATAGAAGAATTGAGTGAAGAAGTATTCCGGCGAAAAGCGGCAGGAGAGACAAACCGGGAAATTGGCCAGAGTTATGGCCTGAGCAAAGAACAAATAAAAGGGCTGGTAAAACGTCAAAACCGGAAAGTGAGCCTGATTTCCAACGGTTACTTGCCCCGTCCGAAAGGGAGACCACGGCGGCAAAACCCGGTTGATGAAGAAACGTTGCGGAACAATGAGCTGATTGAACTGCGGATGAAAGTGGAACTGCTGCAAAATTTTCTGTCCGAAGCTGGAAGGAGGTGA
- a CDS encoding ABC transporter permease has product MVKGALLKKSLRDMRRSKAQFISIFIMAALAVSIMTGLDSIWFTVQNHADAMYRATNLSDLWVTVQNPSEQELWGIRRIDGVTQIEKRFSIDADTDLPGNPTLHVYALDDRSTLDQPELQEGRFHKSSGGAVLDSAFAKAHGLKIGDRISVKLNGVWLRLPIDGLALSSEQVFSLKNSATVSPDPAAYGFVVIRAGVLESVYGQKAFNQISVKTRPGADLTQVEKKAEAVIGDGLIGMTLQKDSSSVSSVDSRVQQIRTLSVVFPLLFFLITALITQSTMTRLVENQRGQIGILKALGYSKRSILWHYTSYGVIVGVLGALAGLAAGPNIFGRFLVPRMKLTFADYRVNINFGHFAAAFLLILLCTGGVSFYACWKLQGDAPAVLLRDKPPKKGRHIFLESIPSLWQKMKFSSKLIARNTLKNKSRIIMSTIGVMGCTGAIIAALSIRSMLSGLNEQMYETTFVYDQKIILDTTKADSRYLGNLGLDGVTQQMEESAVEVICPNGERKMEPITITSKESPLIHMQDVAGDPVSLPENGVLMTRKLCETLGVEPGDTIRIKRTDKGYLSVPILQTAYFASGQGIYMTDAYWESLGETFQPTALLVKWNGAPDQRFLSSDVVADAATRESQQSGLSSSTQVVNLSVMMMIVMGASLAFVVLYNTSILNFAERVRDLATLRVLGFHHREIRNLVLVENYFSVLLGMLAGIPVGRYMSWLIASKMGEQMDLLGNVTAPDVLAAGAMTLCFAWIVNNVVARKMKQIDMLEALKSVE; this is encoded by the coding sequence ATGGTGAAGGGCGCGCTGCTCAAGAAATCCCTGCGCGACATGCGGAGGTCGAAGGCGCAGTTCATTTCGATTTTCATTATGGCGGCTCTGGCCGTTTCCATTATGACGGGGCTCGACAGCATCTGGTTTACCGTTCAGAATCATGCGGATGCCATGTACCGCGCGACAAACCTTTCCGACTTGTGGGTGACTGTGCAGAACCCTTCGGAACAGGAGCTGTGGGGCATCCGGAGGATCGACGGGGTCACACAGATAGAGAAACGTTTTTCTATCGACGCCGATACCGACCTGCCCGGGAACCCCACCCTGCACGTCTATGCGTTGGATGACCGCAGCACCCTCGACCAGCCCGAGCTGCAGGAAGGACGATTCCATAAAAGCAGCGGCGGCGCGGTGCTGGACAGCGCGTTTGCCAAAGCGCACGGCCTGAAAATCGGCGACCGGATTTCCGTCAAGCTGAACGGCGTTTGGCTTCGTCTCCCGATCGACGGGCTCGCGCTGAGCAGCGAGCAGGTCTTTTCCCTGAAAAACTCCGCCACCGTGTCGCCGGACCCGGCAGCCTACGGTTTTGTGGTGATCCGCGCCGGCGTGCTGGAAAGCGTTTACGGACAGAAGGCATTTAACCAAATCAGCGTGAAGACAAGGCCGGGCGCCGACCTGACGCAGGTGGAGAAAAAGGCGGAAGCCGTGATCGGCGACGGCCTGATCGGCATGACCCTTCAGAAAGACAGCAGCAGCGTCAGCAGCGTCGATTCCCGGGTCCAGCAGATCAGAACGCTCTCCGTCGTATTCCCGCTTCTGTTTTTCCTCATCACGGCGCTGATCACGCAGAGCACGATGACGCGGCTGGTGGAAAATCAGCGCGGGCAGATCGGGATCCTGAAGGCCCTGGGATACAGCAAGAGGAGCATCCTCTGGCACTATACATCCTACGGCGTGATCGTCGGCGTGCTCGGCGCGCTCGCCGGACTTGCGGCGGGGCCGAACATCTTCGGCCGGTTTTTGGTGCCGCGCATGAAGCTGACGTTCGCCGATTACCGCGTGAACATCAATTTCGGGCACTTTGCGGCCGCCTTTCTTCTGATCCTGCTGTGCACAGGGGGCGTCTCGTTCTATGCCTGCTGGAAGCTTCAGGGGGATGCCCCCGCGGTGCTCCTCCGCGACAAGCCGCCGAAAAAAGGGCGGCACATCTTTCTGGAATCCATCCCTTCCCTCTGGCAGAAAATGAAGTTCAGCAGCAAGCTGATCGCGCGGAACACTCTGAAAAACAAGAGCCGCATCATCATGAGCACCATCGGCGTCATGGGGTGCACCGGCGCGATCATTGCGGCGCTGAGCATCAGAAGCATGCTTTCCGGGCTCAACGAGCAGATGTATGAGACGACGTTCGTCTATGATCAGAAAATCATCCTTGACACCACAAAAGCCGATTCCCGCTACCTCGGCAATCTGGGGCTAGACGGCGTCACACAGCAGATGGAAGAATCCGCAGTTGAGGTGATCTGCCCGAACGGCGAGCGGAAAATGGAGCCGATCACCATCACCTCAAAGGAAAGCCCGCTGATCCATATGCAGGACGTTGCCGGGGACCCCGTCTCCCTGCCGGAAAACGGGGTCCTCATGACCCGCAAGCTGTGCGAAACGCTCGGCGTAGAGCCGGGCGACACCATCCGGATCAAGCGCACGGACAAGGGATACCTCTCCGTGCCGATCCTGCAGACGGCCTACTTTGCATCCGGTCAGGGAATTTACATGACCGACGCCTACTGGGAATCCCTAGGGGAGACCTTTCAGCCGACGGCTCTGCTCGTCAAATGGAACGGCGCACCGGATCAGAGGTTCCTTTCAAGCGACGTGGTGGCGGATGCGGCGACGCGGGAAAGCCAGCAGTCGGGCCTGTCCTCCAGTACGCAGGTGGTGAACCTCTCGGTGATGATGATGATCGTCATGGGCGCGTCGCTGGCGTTTGTGGTGCTGTACAATACCAGCATCCTCAATTTCGCCGAGCGGGTCCGCGATCTTGCGACGCTGCGGGTGCTCGGCTTCCATCACCGGGAAATCCGGAACCTGGTGCTGGTCGAAAATTATTTTTCCGTACTGCTCGGGATGCTGGCCGGTATCCCCGTAGGGCGATATATGTCCTGGCTGATCGCAAGCAAAATGGGGGAGCAGATGGACCTTTTAGGCAACGTCACGGCGCCCGACGTATTGGCCGCCGGCGCGATGACCCTGTGTTTCGCCTGGATCGTCAACAACGTTGTGGCACGGAAGATGAAACAGATTGACATGCTCGAAGCGCTGAAAAGCGTCGAATGA
- a CDS encoding TetR/AcrR family transcriptional regulator: MQFFRPAKITIKELCENADINRTTFYSYYTDQYDLLHKIEDETFLWMKESISDLIGKTDREEKMKALERIFQYFLENSWHLKILMSEQGDIDFQKQMFTLIYQQCGISPSAAADVNLGVSEDYFIFVVNGSVGLLQHWLKNGINRSAKEMAETIYNMAMASQIG; this comes from the coding sequence GTGCAATTTTTCCGTCCCGCAAAAATAACCATCAAAGAGCTGTGCGAAAATGCGGACATCAACCGTACTACTTTTTATTCGTATTACACCGACCAATACGACCTTCTTCACAAAATAGAGGATGAAACGTTTTTATGGATGAAAGAATCGATTTCCGATCTGATCGGCAAAACGGACCGGGAGGAAAAAATGAAGGCCCTTGAGCGAATCTTCCAATACTTTCTCGAAAACAGCTGGCACCTTAAGATCCTGATGAGCGAGCAGGGCGATATCGATTTTCAGAAGCAGATGTTTACCCTGATTTACCAGCAGTGCGGGATATCTCCCTCGGCAGCGGCGGATGTGAATCTGGGTGTCAGCGAGGACTATTTTATATTTGTCGTGAATGGAAGCGTCGGCCTTTTGCAGCACTGGCTGAAGAACGGCATCAACCGGTCCGCAAAGGAAATGGCCGAGACGATTTACAACATGGCGATGGCTTCCCAGATCGGGTAA
- a CDS encoding CBM_X domain-containing protein, with amino-acid sequence MDTASAPAAQEKETEDYEFFNGFGAFVCGGREYEILLEGDNRPPAPWINVVSNKSFGFQISESGAGFTWNLNSRENKLTPWSNDPVSDRASEAIYILDETTGEVMTPMSLGRSDRGVYRVRHGFGYSRFLHEEALVGQELTVFTPLAEPLKLWSLKLTNRSDKVKYLSLTYYVEWVMGTDREHTGPYILTSYDNEHECFYAKNLYTMNFQNAYSCLFSSETIAGYTGDRQEFLGQKGGIREPRGAEVKLSCNTGVCYDPCGAIQVSVAIQPQESRTVLFGLGQSGSLDGIFKIRSKYRDAAAAEKELDRVKSDWDGLLGTVQVKTKDRAVDILLNGWLLYQALSCRIQARTGFYQCGGAYGYRDQLQDALSLLLAGPDILRRQILTACGRQFEEGDVQHWWHPPMGIGVRTRISDDLLWLPYCTAAYVRSTGDAAILKERVPYIKGPALKEGQQDAMFIPEVSERSESVYEHCKKAIDRTRFGEHGLPLMGGGDWNDGMNEVGAMGKGESVWLGWFLYTVLGGFTPLCDQEGDEAYGRELERKRKALLQSIEEHGWDGEWYLRAFYDDGSKLGSKENDECKIDSISQSWSVISKGAEKERAKTAMQSAWRYLVREEEALSLLLAPPFHKTEKNPGYIKNYIPGIRENGGQYTHAAVWLAIAAAMLREYPMAQTLFTMLNPIYLTQNRKDALRYEKEPYVMTADISLSPPYTGRGGWSWYTGSAGWMYQGLLNWFLGIRKEGNELVIDPATPAGFGDFSVEYRYGSSLYEIRVESRSKGTLTTEAVTVDGRSVPGNRVLLEDDGKKHQIVV; translated from the coding sequence TTGGACACGGCATCCGCACCAGCGGCACAGGAGAAAGAAACAGAGGATTATGAATTTTTTAACGGCTTCGGGGCATTTGTCTGTGGGGGCAGAGAATATGAAATCCTGCTGGAGGGCGATAACAGACCGCCGGCGCCCTGGATCAACGTCGTCTCGAACAAGAGCTTCGGCTTCCAGATATCCGAGTCGGGCGCGGGCTTTACCTGGAATCTCAACAGCAGGGAAAACAAGCTTACGCCCTGGTCCAACGACCCCGTCAGCGACAGGGCCTCGGAAGCGATCTATATTCTGGATGAAACGACCGGCGAGGTGATGACCCCCATGTCCCTCGGAAGGTCCGACCGGGGCGTTTACCGGGTCCGGCACGGCTTCGGATACAGCAGGTTCCTTCATGAGGAGGCGCTCGTCGGTCAGGAGCTGACGGTTTTCACCCCTCTGGCTGAGCCGCTGAAGCTGTGGAGCCTGAAGCTGACGAACCGCTCGGACAAGGTGAAATATCTGAGCCTGACCTATTATGTGGAATGGGTGATGGGAACGGACCGAGAGCATACCGGCCCCTATATTCTGACCTCCTACGACAATGAGCATGAATGCTTCTATGCGAAGAACCTCTATACCATGAACTTTCAGAACGCCTACTCCTGCCTGTTTTCCAGCGAGACGATCGCCGGCTATACCGGCGACAGGCAGGAGTTCCTGGGGCAGAAGGGCGGCATCCGCGAGCCGCGGGGGGCGGAAGTCAAGCTGTCCTGCAATACGGGAGTCTGCTATGATCCCTGCGGGGCAATTCAGGTGTCCGTCGCCATACAGCCGCAGGAGAGCAGGACGGTGCTGTTCGGGCTGGGTCAGAGCGGCAGCCTCGACGGGATATTCAAAATCAGAAGCAAGTACCGGGATGCCGCCGCCGCTGAAAAAGAGCTCGACCGGGTGAAATCCGATTGGGACGGATTGCTGGGGACGGTGCAGGTTAAGACGAAGGACAGGGCGGTCGATATCCTGCTGAACGGCTGGCTGCTCTATCAGGCGCTGTCCTGCCGCATTCAGGCAAGGACGGGCTTTTATCAGTGCGGGGGAGCTTACGGATACCGGGATCAGCTTCAGGATGCCCTTTCGCTCCTCCTTGCAGGCCCGGATATTCTGCGCAGGCAGATCCTGACGGCCTGCGGCAGGCAGTTTGAAGAAGGGGATGTCCAGCATTGGTGGCATCCCCCGATGGGGATCGGGGTAAGGACGAGAATATCCGACGATCTGCTGTGGCTGCCTTACTGCACCGCCGCTTATGTCCGAAGCACCGGAGACGCCGCGATTTTAAAGGAGCGGGTCCCTTACATCAAGGGTCCGGCGCTGAAGGAGGGCCAGCAGGATGCGATGTTTATTCCGGAGGTGTCCGAGCGCTCCGAAAGCGTTTACGAGCATTGCAAAAAAGCCATCGATCGAACCCGCTTCGGGGAACACGGGCTTCCTCTCATGGGGGGAGGCGACTGGAACGACGGGATGAACGAGGTCGGAGCGATGGGAAAAGGGGAAAGCGTCTGGCTTGGCTGGTTTTTGTATACCGTACTGGGCGGCTTCACTCCTTTGTGCGATCAGGAAGGCGACGAGGCTTATGGCCGGGAACTGGAGCGGAAACGGAAAGCCCTGCTGCAAAGCATCGAAGAGCACGGCTGGGATGGGGAATGGTATCTTCGCGCCTTTTACGACGACGGCTCGAAGCTCGGTTCCAAGGAGAACGACGAGTGCAAAATCGATTCCATCAGCCAGTCCTGGAGCGTGATATCGAAGGGGGCGGAAAAGGAGAGGGCGAAAACGGCGATGCAGTCGGCATGGCGTTATCTGGTCAGGGAGGAGGAAGCCCTCTCCCTGCTTTTGGCGCCTCCCTTTCATAAGACGGAAAAAAATCCGGGCTATATCAAAAATTATATCCCCGGGATCCGGGAAAACGGAGGCCAGTACACCCATGCGGCGGTCTGGCTGGCAATCGCCGCGGCGATGCTGCGCGAGTATCCCATGGCCCAGACCCTGTTCACCATGCTGAACCCGATCTACCTGACGCAGAACAGGAAGGATGCGCTCCGGTACGAGAAAGAGCCGTATGTGATGACGGCGGATATCTCCCTCAGCCCGCCCTATACCGGAAGAGGCGGATGGAGCTGGTATACCGGCTCCGCAGGCTGGATGTATCAGGGGCTTTTAAACTGGTTTCTGGGCATCCGGAAAGAAGGGAACGAGCTGGTCATCGATCCGGCGACGCCCGCAGGCTTCGGGGATTTTTCCGTGGAATATCGGTATGGGAGCTCTCTCTATGAAATCAGGGTCGAAAGCAGAAGCAAAGGGACGCTGACAACGGAAGCAGTCACTGTGGATGGCAGGTCCGTTCCGGGGAACAGAGTTTTGCTGGAGGATGACGGAAAAAAGCATCAGATTGTCGTATAA